Proteins encoded in a region of the Pelmatolapia mariae isolate MD_Pm_ZW linkage group LG16_19, Pm_UMD_F_2, whole genome shotgun sequence genome:
- the rdh1 gene encoding retinol dehydrogenase 1 — protein MPKIVFTDSLAAYLAEVILSHLALTCVFLLATLAAVRWYIRDSYKVDGFSQKHVLITGCDSGFGNLLAKQLDRKGFQVMAACLTEKGAADLAAAASPRLKAFLLDVTDSASIRKAVESVSREVGERGLWGLVNNAGRATPIGPTEWMKLEDFSKVLDVNLLGVIDVTLQFLPLLKKARGRVVNVASILGRLSLTGGGYCLSKWGVEAFSDSLRRDMQHFGINVSIIEPGFFKTNVTRIDLIDADLRRLWSRLPQDVKDSYGATYFDEYVKAQTFSMGLLCSPDISKVTRCMEHALTARFPRTRYAAGWDAKLFWIPLSYLPSFVADFIVTVILPSPKQNM, from the exons ATGCCCAAAATc GTATTTACAGACAGTCTAGCAGCTTATTTGGCAGAG GTAATCCTGTCACACCTGGCCCTAACCTGTGTTTTCCTTCTGGCCACGCTCGCTGCCGTCCGCTGGTACATCAGAGATTCCTACAAGGTTGATGGTTTCAGCCAGAAACATGTGCTCATCACAGGCTGTGACAGCGGCTTTGGGAATCTTCTGGCCAAACAGCTGGACCGAAAAGGTTTCCAAGTCATGGCCGCCTGCCTCACAGAGAAAGGTGCCGCAGACTTGGCAGCGGCTGCCTCCCCCAGACTGAAGGCCTTCCTGCTGGATGTTACGGACAGCGCGAGCATCAGGAAGGCGGTGGAGTCTGTGAGCAGAGAGGTCGGAGAGCGAG GTCTGTGGGGTCTGGTGAATAATGCTGGAAGAGCGACACCCATCGGCCCAACAGAATGGATGAAGTTAGAGGATTTCTCAAAGGTTTTGGATGTGAATCTGCTAGGAGTGATTGACGTGACCCTCCAGTTTCTGCCTCTCTTAAAGAAAGCTCGGGGCAGAGTGGTGAATGTAGCCAGTATTCTGGGACGACTGTCTCTCACTGGTGGAGGATACTGCCTGTCCAAATGGGGAGTGGAAGCCTTTTCTGACAGCCTCAG GAGGGACATGCAGCACTTTGGTATTAATGTGAGCATCATCGAGCCCGGTTTCTTCAAGACTAACGTGACCCGCATTGATCTTATTGACGCTGACCTGAGGAGGCTGTGGTCCCGTCTCCCTCaagatgtgaaagactcatatGGAGCTACATACTTTGATGAGT ATGTGAAAGCTCAGACCTTCTCCATGGGACTCTTGTGCAGTCCGGATATCTCTAAGGTGACCAGGTGCATGGAGCACGCGCTGACCGCTCGCTTCCCACGCACACGTTACGCAGCAGGCTGGGACGCAAAGCTTTTCTGGATCCCTTTGTCCTACCTCCCTTCATTCGTTGCAGACTTTATAGTCACTGTGATTCTCCCTTCTCCTAAACAAAACATGTAA
- the dhrs9 gene encoding dehydrogenase/reductase SDR family member 9, whose protein sequence is MFLYILGLVAVWFVYRWYRETKRVSNKEDKYVYITGCDSGFGNLLARHLDKLGFRVIAGCYTGKGEDELKKVSSDKLTTIHLDVTDSESVSKVAAFIKTLVGQKGLWAVVNNAGISVPSGPNDWLTIDDYKPMIAVNLLGVIDVTLSVLPLIKKAKGRVINIASVFGRISPFGGPYCVSKYGVESFNDSLRLNMAPFGVKVLCIEPGFFKTNVTDTVMMKNNLTKLWDRLPQEVKDDYGHGFLDTMLEQLDERYRQLVDGDLMKVVGCMEHAVSALYPRTRYSPGWDAKFFWLPMSYMPSWLSDTYFIKNTPRPKISVL, encoded by the exons ATGTTTCTGTACATCCTCGGGCTGGTGGCTGTTTGGTTCGTCTATCGCTGGTACAGAGAAACCAAAAGAGTCTCCAACAAGGAGGACAAGTATGTGTACATCACAGGTTGCGACTCCGGGTTTGGTAATCTCCTGGCGAGGCACCTGGACAAGCTGGGCTTCCGCGTGATTGCAGGCTGTTACACCGGGAAGGGTGAGGATGAGCTGAAGAAGGTCTCCTCCGACAAACTGACCACCATCCACCTGGACGTCACCGACTCTGAGAGTGTGAGCAAAGTGGCAGCTTTCATCAAGACTCTGGTTGGACAGAAGG GCCTCTGGGCCGTCGTGAACAACGCTGGTATCTCAGTGCCGTCCGGTCCCAACGACTGGCTCACCATAGACGACTACAAGCCTATGATAGCGGTCAATCTGCTCGGCGTCATCGACGTGACCCTGAGTGTCCTCCCCCTCATCAAGAAGGCCAAAGGCAGGGTGATAAACATCGCCAGTGTGTTTGGTCGAATCAGCCCATTCGGCGGACCTTACTGTGTGTCCAAGTATGGAGTGGAGTCCTTCAATGACAGCCTCCG cctcaacatggcaccATTTGGAGTCAAGGTGTTATGCATTGAGCCCGGGTTCTTTAAAACAAACGTGACTGACACGGTTATGATGAAGAATAACTTGACGAAGCTCTGGGACAGATTACCTCAGGAAGTGAAGGACGACTATGGGCATGGTTTCTTGGACACAA TGCTTGAACAGTTGGACGAGAGGTACAGGCAGCTTGTAGACGGGGACCTGATGAAGGTGGTCGGCTGTATGGAGCACGCCGTCTCTGCCCTTTATCCACGCACTCGCTACTCCCCAGGATGGGACGCCAAGTTCTTCTGGTTGCCCATGTCGTACATGCCGAGCTGGCTCTCAGACacttatttcattaaaaataccCCCAGACCCAAAATATCTGTGCTGTAG